A DNA window from Loxodonta africana isolate mLoxAfr1 chromosome 7, mLoxAfr1.hap2, whole genome shotgun sequence contains the following coding sequences:
- the LOC100674872 gene encoding olfactory receptor 10AG1-like, producing the protein MNHQEKPPEENLTEMMEFSLLGFADMPHLQWFLFGLFLVIYIIILISNGTIFLITKMDPALQSPVYFFLANFSFLEICYVTATLPRMLMNLGTQRRRISMAACATQMCFVLLFGGTESLLLAVMAYDRYVAICNPLHYPVVMNHRVCIQLVTGSWITGIPVMIGHTYQIFSLPFCRSKQINHFFCDIPPILKLACGDTFVNEMLVYIVTVLFVMFPFLLILCSYSKIISIILKLPSATSQAKAFSTCSSHLMVVVLFFGSCIITYLRPNTRHSEGTDKVLSLFYTILTPLFNPVIYSLRNKDVIRVLKKLLCK; encoded by the coding sequence ATgaatcatcaggaaaaaccaccAGAAGAAAATCTAACTGAAATGATGGAATTTTCTCTCTTAGGCTTTGCTGACATGCCCCATCTCCAGTGGTTCCTTTTTGGATTGTTTTTAGTCATCTATATCATTATCCTGATAAGCAATGGCACCATATTTCTAATAACAAAAATGGATCCTGCTCTCCAGAGCCCTGTGTATTTTTTcctggcaaatttttccttcttggAAATCTGCTATGTAACAGCTACTCTCCCCAGAATGCTGATGAATCTAGGGACCCAGAGAAGAAGAATTTCCATGGCTGCCTGTGCTACACAGATGTGCTTTGTTCTTCTGTTCGGAGGTACAGAGTCTTTGCTCCtggcagtgatggcctatgatcgctatgtggccatttgtaacccTCTACACTACCCTGTAGTCATGAACCACAGGGTCTGTATCCAGTTGGTGACTGGGTCCTGGATCACTGGAATCCCAGTTATGATAGGGCATACGTATCAgattttctctctgcctttttgtAGATCTAAACAAATTAACCATTTCTTCTGTGACATTCCCCCAATACTCAAGCTAGCTTGTGGGGACACCTTTGTAAATGAGATGTTGGTCTACATAGTTACTGTGTTATTTGTCATGTTTCCATTTCTGTTGATTCTTTGCTCCTACAGTAAAATcatctccatcatcctgaagttGCCATCAGCCACAAGTCAAGctaaagccttctccacctgttcTTCTCATCTTATGGTTGTGGTGTTATTCTTTGGATCATGCATTATTACATACTTAAGACCCAACACCAGACATTCAGAGGGAACTGACAAAGTGCTTTCTCTTTTCTACACTATCCTAACACCTTTGTTTAATCCCGTGATATATAGTCTAAGGAACAAGGATGTCATAAGAGTACTGAAAAAATTGCTATGTAAATAA